Part of the Terriglobales bacterium genome is shown below.
ATATTCGCGGTATTTTTCGACCACCGGCATCAGCTCGCTGTGCGCCTTGGCGGTTTTCTGATATTTCGCTGAGTCCGACACGATCTCCGGCGACGCCAACGCCCGCGTCAGCTCTTCATATTTGGCTTCGATTTGTTCCAATCTCTCGAACATATATTTGTCATCCTGAGCGAGGGCCGGGCATAACCCCCCGGCCCGAGTGGAAGGACCTTGTGGTTGCTAATTGCTGATTGCTAATTGCTGATTTTCAGGGGCGGCGCCCCTAGGCAAGTACCAACTGGCCGCCGCGCTGGGCTTCCAACTCCATCGCCTGATCGAGGGCAACCATGGCGCACTCCACCTGAGAGTTATCAGGCGGCTGGGTGGTGATTCGCTGCAGCCACAGGCCAGGAGCCGTCATGATGGCAAACAGCGAACCCCGGTGCTTGGCCGCGAAACGGATGATCTCATAGGAAATTCCCGCGATCACCGGCAGCAGCGCAATGCGGATCCCAAACCGCGCCCAGAAAGTCGTCACCGGAACGAGGGTGTAGATCAAAATCGAGATCAGCATCACCGTCATCAGGAAACTGGTGCCGCAGCGGGGATGGAAGGTCGAATACTTCTGGATCGCTTCCACCTCCATGGGATCATGGGCCTCGAAGGCGAACACGGTCTTGTGCTCGGCGCCATGATATTGATACACGCGCCGGATATCGCCCCAAAGAGACGTTGCCCAGATGAACAGCAGAAAAAGTCCGATGCGGATGGCGCCATCCACCAGGTTAAACACGATCTGGTTGCCGAACGCGGGCGAAACCCGCTTCAGCTCCGTGGCCGCCACCAGCGGAAGGAACTTGTACATGAAAATGAAAAACGCCACTGACAGAATTGCGTTGGCGGCCACCATCCATCCGCTGAGCTGAATGGTTTTGCCCTCTTCATTGACCGGCATCTCGTCCAGCGCCACATTGGCCGAATAACGCAAGGCGCGGAAACCCAGCGCCATCGCCTGACCCAGCGTGACTACGCCGCGCACCACCGGCCATCCCATCCATTTGTGCTTCTCCGAGGGGCGGTCCAGCAGCTCTGAGTGCGACATGACTTGCCCATTGCTCTTGCGGACGGCAATCCCCCAGGCATGCGGCGAGCGCATCATCACGCCCTCCAGCACGGCTTGGCCACCGACGAGGGTCTCCTCTCCACTTTCCAGGGCTGGCAGAAGCTGCGCCATAGCCAGCAGGCGCACGAATTGACGTAGTAACTTCATGACCATCAGAGAATTAGATGACGGCGGGGGCAAAACGTCACCCTTAAGGGTAGCCGCAGTGGGAGGGAGTGTCAACGAGGGAGCACTCGGCAGTCAGCAATCAGCACTAAGCTACGGTTAGTTCTATCTACAGCCTGAATGTTCACATGTGTCATCTTGAGCGAGGGCTGGGTACACCAACCCCGGCCCGAGTCGAAAGACCTTGCGGTTCTGTCTTCTAACCAGTTCTCTCCGTTGGACGATGGAGGTTGGGACAGAACCAGTCAGCAAGGATTGCCCACCCCTTGTAGCATCCGTTTCTTGGAGCGATAGGGTGGGGATTTTCATCGACGCTGGATTCACCTCCGCCCCGCCCCCGCCACTTCCTTCGCAGGCTTCTCTTTCTCAGCCGCCGCCCGGCGCTTGACCGTAAACATCAGCCCTTCGCGCGCTTTATCGGTATCGACCACCACCTGGTCGCCGTGCAGCACTTCGCCATCCAGGATCTTCAACGCCAGCGGATCCTGCACCAGCTTCTGAATGGCGCGCTTTAGAGGCCGGGCACCATAAGCCACGTCGTAACCCTGCGCGAAGATGAGGTCCTTGGCCGCCTCGGTCAGCTCCAGCGTGATCCGGCGATCCGCCAACAGCCGCCGCAGGTCTTCCAGCCGCAGGTCGATGATCTTCTCCAGCTGCTCCCGTCCCAGCGGATTGAAGATGATCATGTCATCGACCCGGTTCAGGAACTCGGGCTTGAAGTGCGCCTGAACCGCCTGCAGCACCTGCTGCCGCGCTCGCTCAAACGCCTCTGGAGTCCGCAGATTGTCCGCCTGCAG
Proteins encoded:
- a CDS encoding DUF1385 domain-containing protein — translated: MKLLRQFVRLLAMAQLLPALESGEETLVGGQAVLEGVMMRSPHAWGIAVRKSNGQVMSHSELLDRPSEKHKWMGWPVVRGVVTLGQAMALGFRALRYSANVALDEMPVNEEGKTIQLSGWMVAANAILSVAFFIFMYKFLPLVAATELKRVSPAFGNQIVFNLVDGAIRIGLFLLFIWATSLWGDIRRVYQYHGAEHKTVFAFEAHDPMEVEAIQKYSTFHPRCGTSFLMTVMLISILIYTLVPVTTFWARFGIRIALLPVIAGISYEIIRFAAKHRGSLFAIMTAPGLWLQRITTQPPDNSQVECAMVALDQAMELEAQRGGQLVLA